The Osmia bicornis bicornis chromosome 12, iOsmBic2.1, whole genome shotgun sequence genome includes a region encoding these proteins:
- the LOC114881835 gene encoding basic proline-rich protein-like, protein MTSKDWKKFVRVTRPKRVAADPQDQAPARNPTRSSRVQTPARRPPVAELIAAKRTPAPLAPGDRPPRLKQTPGENRPATAPARIPAEAVARAAATADGVDLPPPSPSPGPPPGPLPTIAQPGEGQCRQQRPPEQPTGATLRTVCEAGPAADNMCTPVTSPTGRRFACTGPSAVTAFRGPGSNGRYYWTAEGTLPGARTQR, encoded by the coding sequence ATGACCAGCAAGGACTGGAAAAAGTTCGTCCGAGTCACAAGGCCGAAACGAGTAGCGGCGGACCCACAGGACCAAGCCCCGGCCAGGAACCCGACACGGTCCAGCAGGGTCCAGACTCCAGCTAGGCGACCACCCGTCGCCGAACTAATAGCCGCCAAACGGACACCAGCCCCGCTGGCACCAGGGGACCGGCCTCCAAGACTAAAGCAGACGCCAGGGGAAAACAGGCCGGCAACAGCCCCGGCCAGGATACCGGCGGAAGCGGTCGCAAGGGCAGCCGCGACAGCAGACGGCGTAGACTTACCGCCACCAAGCCCCTCACCAGGACCGCCACCGGGGCCACTACCAACCATAGCCCAACCGGGCGAGGGACAGTGCCGCCAGCAACGACCACCGGAACAACCGACCGGGGCAACATTAAGGACCGTCTGCGAAGCAGGACCAGCCGCGGACAATATGTGCACCCCTGTCACCTCCCCGACGGGACGTCGTTTCGCCTGTACAGGCCCATCCGCCGTCACCGCTTTCCGAGGGCCGGGAAGCAATGGACGGTATTACTGGACCGCCGAGGGAACGTTACCCGGTGCACGTACACAAAGGTAA